In a single window of the Balneolaceae bacterium genome:
- a CDS encoding squalene/phytoene synthase family protein, translated as MNARCDPMTDLFRISYKLVKPLYRRTSLHRSVIEEVRGQELQEAYAQCREITRTHAKTFYMATRFLPNDKQRGIFALYALCRYVDDLVDEAEDLVSRRQLDREGIRRSMEEWKRRLEAACLGGACDHPILRAFSHTLNTFHIPLELPLQLIEGVGMDLYKRRYETFGELYGYAYKVASVVGLMTCEIFGYRTPEALDHAEELGIAMQLTNILRDVGEDLRRDRIYLPAEELRRFGVTEKQLLWGRMDGNFRELMRFQIDRARRYYARSDLGVPMLEPGTRLPVYLARYNYSRILDKIEENGYRVFDRRAYLNATEKLAVLPGVLYRMRYQQS; from the coding sequence GTGAACGCACGATGCGATCCCATGACCGACCTCTTTCGCATATCCTACAAGCTTGTAAAGCCCCTCTACCGGCGCACCTCCCTGCACCGGTCGGTGATCGAGGAGGTGCGCGGGCAGGAACTGCAGGAGGCCTACGCCCAGTGCCGGGAGATTACGCGTACCCACGCCAAAACCTTCTACATGGCCACCCGCTTCCTGCCCAACGACAAGCAGCGGGGCATCTTCGCCCTCTACGCCCTCTGCCGCTATGTGGACGACCTGGTGGACGAGGCGGAGGACCTGGTGAGCCGCAGGCAGCTCGACCGGGAGGGCATCCGCCGAAGCATGGAGGAGTGGAAGCGCAGGCTGGAGGCGGCCTGCCTGGGAGGGGCGTGTGACCATCCCATCCTGCGCGCCTTCTCCCACACCCTCAACACCTTTCATATCCCCCTGGAACTTCCCCTGCAGCTCATTGAAGGGGTGGGCATGGACCTCTACAAGCGCCGCTACGAAACCTTCGGGGAGCTCTACGGCTACGCCTACAAGGTGGCCAGCGTGGTGGGACTGATGACCTGCGAGATCTTTGGCTACCGCACCCCCGAAGCCCTGGATCACGCCGAAGAGCTGGGCATTGCCATGCAGCTTACCAACATCCTGCGCGACGTGGGAGAGGACCTTCGCCGGGACCGCATCTATCTTCCCGCAGAGGAGCTTCGCCGCTTCGGAGTGACCGAAAAACAGCTCTTGTGGGGACGCATGGACGGGAACTTCCGCGAGCTGATGCGCTTTCAGATCGACCGCGCCCGCCGCTACTACGCCCGCTCCGACCTGGGCGTGCCCATGCTGGAGCCCGGCACACGCCTGCCGGTCTACCTTGCGCGCTACAACTACAGCCGCATACTGGACAAGATCGAGGAGAACGGCTACCGCGTTTTCGACCGGCGTGCCTACCTGAATGCCACCGAAAAATTAGCCGTGCTGCCCGGTGTGCTGTACCGCATGCGCTACCAGCAGAGTTAG
- a CDS encoding phosphoribosylaminoimidazolesuccinocarboxamide synthase, translated as MDTSASDRRKALDHCVTRTSIQGLPEPYRGKVRDVYELDAHTLGIVTSDRISAFDHIMKQAIPFKGQILNRLAAFSFGKVQDLVETHVVDVPHPNVTVAKRCRPLPVEVVIRACLTGHAWRVYRDGGRTLCGVSLQEGMRENEHFEEPILTPATKAEEGHDEDISEADILAQGIVEEEIWEEIRERAFAVFERGRQVAAERGLILVDTKYEFGLFEGRPVLIDEVHTADSSRYFYAEGYRERLEAGKPQRQLSKEFLREWLMDHGFQGREGERLPNLPDEFRWKVYRRYAELFETLTGEPFVPRLVEDMDAELEKLFEGWRTG; from the coding sequence GTGGACACCTCCGCCTCCGACCGCCGCAAAGCTCTCGACCACTGCGTCACCCGCACCTCCATACAGGGACTGCCCGAGCCCTACCGGGGCAAGGTGAGGGACGTATACGAGCTGGACGCGCATACCCTCGGCATTGTGACCTCCGACCGCATCTCCGCCTTCGACCACATCATGAAACAGGCCATTCCCTTCAAGGGACAGATCCTGAATCGGCTGGCGGCCTTCTCCTTCGGCAAGGTGCAGGACCTGGTCGAGACCCACGTGGTCGACGTGCCCCATCCCAACGTCACCGTGGCAAAGCGTTGCCGGCCCCTGCCTGTGGAGGTGGTGATCCGGGCCTGCCTTACCGGACACGCATGGCGGGTCTACCGTGACGGGGGACGAACACTCTGCGGGGTCTCCCTGCAGGAGGGCATGCGCGAGAATGAGCATTTCGAGGAACCCATCCTCACCCCGGCCACCAAGGCCGAGGAGGGACATGACGAGGACATCTCCGAGGCCGATATCCTGGCGCAGGGCATCGTGGAGGAAGAGATCTGGGAGGAAATACGTGAACGCGCCTTCGCCGTCTTCGAGCGGGGACGGCAGGTGGCCGCCGAACGGGGACTCATCCTGGTCGATACCAAGTACGAGTTCGGGCTCTTCGAGGGGCGCCCGGTGCTCATCGACGAGGTGCACACGGCCGACTCCTCCCGCTATTTCTATGCCGAGGGCTACCGGGAGCGGCTGGAGGCGGGAAAACCGCAGCGACAGCTCTCCAAGGAGTTCCTGCGTGAGTGGCTGATGGATCACGGCTTCCAGGGCCGGGAAGGGGAGCGCCTGCCCAACCTGCCCGACGAATTCCGATGGAAGGTCTATCGGCGTTACGCCGAACTGTTCGAAACCCTTACGGGCGAGCCTTTCGTCCCCCGCCTGGTGGAGGACATGGACGCTGAGCTGGAGAAGCTGTTCGAAGGCTGGCGCACGGGCTGA
- a CDS encoding NADH-quinone oxidoreductase subunit I, producing the protein MADISNLEQPRANALNPEYDRERSLSLLEKLYLPEIFKALWYSLKQMFQPAVTLEYPEEKWDPPAIFRGRPVLVEDEGQERCVACGLCARACPPLAISMQASEKSDDPKERYPEIFEINMLRCIYCGYCEEVCPEEAIVMSKDYDIVFESREEAVYDKERLLVPKEDLQERLEFLREYRNRQFGEFWDFQEENNIHSVRDRDRDFNTGLSLVDMLERQKGSDRAEVDSAWVR; encoded by the coding sequence ATGGCCGATATAAGCAACCTGGAACAGCCGCGCGCCAATGCGCTTAATCCAGAGTACGACCGCGAGCGCAGCCTTTCCCTGCTGGAAAAGCTCTATCTGCCCGAAATCTTCAAGGCGCTCTGGTATTCTCTCAAGCAGATGTTCCAGCCCGCGGTTACCCTGGAGTATCCCGAGGAGAAATGGGACCCGCCCGCTATTTTCCGGGGTCGTCCCGTGCTGGTGGAGGACGAGGGACAGGAACGCTGCGTGGCCTGCGGGCTCTGTGCCCGGGCCTGTCCGCCCCTGGCCATCAGCATGCAGGCCAGCGAAAAGAGCGACGATCCCAAGGAGCGCTATCCTGAAATTTTTGAAATCAACATGCTCCGCTGCATCTACTGCGGCTACTGCGAGGAGGTCTGTCCCGAAGAGGCCATCGTGATGAGCAAGGACTACGATATCGTTTTCGAGTCGCGCGAGGAAGCCGTTTACGACAAAGAGCGCCTGCTGGTACCCAAGGAGGACCTGCAGGAGCGTCTGGAGTTCCTGCGCGAATACCGCAACCGGCAGTTCGGGGAGTTCTGGGATTTTCAGGAGGAGAACAACATCCACTCGGTGCGCGACCGAGACCGTGATTTCAACACCGGTCTCTCCCTGGTCGACATGCTGGAGCGGCAGAAAGGGAGCGACCGCGCCGAGGTCGATTCGGCGTGGGTACGCTAG
- a CDS encoding alpha/beta fold hydrolase, with protein sequence MQKNIETWRSPSLGRDMTLAVYGRSGTPVLALPTRGAKHGQWEQQGMVEAIAHQLGEEYNQLFCIDAVDEESFLNETVTADRRVTRQTQFEAYVVEEVVPYIRQHNDIPYLIIAGSDLGGYHAVNLALKHPEEFGKVIGMSGVYDIKTFLGDHYDDDVYYNNPVDYVPNLGSSTLLQHIQEVDFRLATFSGDSRESLSRRMSHVLRMKFVEHELDVWNLPGEKEWELWKRMLRTHII encoded by the coding sequence ATGCAAAAAAATATCGAAACCTGGAGAAGTCCCAGCCTGGGACGCGACATGACCCTTGCGGTATACGGCCGATCGGGCACCCCGGTGCTGGCCTTGCCCACGCGAGGGGCCAAACACGGTCAGTGGGAGCAGCAGGGGATGGTGGAGGCCATCGCCCACCAGCTCGGGGAGGAGTACAACCAGCTGTTCTGCATCGACGCGGTGGACGAGGAGAGCTTTCTCAACGAAACTGTCACCGCAGACCGACGGGTCACTAGACAGACGCAGTTCGAGGCTTATGTGGTGGAGGAGGTGGTGCCCTATATTCGCCAGCACAACGATATTCCCTACCTCATCATCGCGGGTTCCGATCTGGGAGGCTACCACGCGGTGAACCTCGCCTTGAAGCACCCGGAGGAGTTCGGCAAGGTTATTGGCATGAGTGGGGTCTACGACATCAAAACCTTCCTGGGCGATCACTACGACGACGACGTCTACTACAACAATCCCGTGGACTACGTACCCAACCTGGGTTCGTCTACCCTCCTGCAGCATATCCAGGAGGTGGATTTCCGCCTGGCCACCTTTTCCGGCGATTCCAGGGAAAGTCTCTCCCGCCGGATGAGCCACGTGCTGCGCATGAAGTTCGTCGAGCACGAGCTGGATGTATGGAACCTGCCTGGGGAGAAGGAGTGGGAGCTTTGGAAACGTATGCTCAGGACCCACATCATCTGA
- a CDS encoding YaiO family outer membrane beta-barrel protein — MHQTARLRLVLLLPFLLLLPIALPAQQAGVDERFRQAREAAYAERYEEARRLCLGILDEVPDYHEVRILLGRTYAWEGRFGEARKHLEEVLVRAPRNRDALLALVNVAYWSGNHAEAARAAARALVYHPLDPELMDRRIRALTATQRYREAGLVYTRLQRTSPGYGELKELRDMVSSHRYMNSVRASWSYDHYSAVFGPSQNLFLQYRRETGMGPVLGRLRMQRRFGENGLQGEVDWYPVFGEGFYAYLSYAWSGSPLYPEHRAGVELYHRLPLSLELSLGARHLILVGGEEVTLLTGSLAGYFGSWYLSFKPFVIPGSGALDGSAVLMARRYLGTPDSYLWLSGSMGVSPSERTFQQVEAGIFRLQSWGAGAGLRHELGDAVSAELSVNYERQERLNAPDRYLDILTFNVQLGYRF, encoded by the coding sequence ATGCATCAAACCGCACGCTTACGCCTCGTTCTGCTGCTCCCGTTTCTTCTGCTCCTTCCTATCGCCCTTCCGGCCCAGCAGGCCGGGGTGGACGAGCGCTTCCGACAGGCGAGGGAGGCCGCCTACGCCGAGCGCTACGAAGAGGCCAGGAGACTCTGCCTCGGCATCCTGGATGAGGTACCAGACTACCACGAGGTGCGCATACTGCTGGGACGCACCTACGCATGGGAGGGGCGCTTCGGTGAGGCCCGTAAACATCTCGAAGAGGTACTCGTGCGCGCCCCGCGCAACCGGGACGCCCTGCTGGCCCTGGTCAACGTGGCCTACTGGAGTGGCAACCACGCCGAAGCAGCCCGAGCCGCAGCGCGCGCCCTGGTATACCACCCCCTCGACCCGGAACTGATGGACCGCCGCATTCGCGCCCTGACGGCCACGCAACGCTATCGGGAGGCGGGCCTGGTCTACACACGCCTGCAGCGGACCTCCCCCGGCTACGGAGAGCTGAAGGAACTGCGCGACATGGTGAGTTCTCATCGGTATATGAACAGCGTGCGCGCCTCCTGGAGTTACGACCACTACTCCGCGGTCTTTGGCCCGTCCCAAAACCTCTTCCTGCAGTACCGCCGGGAGACGGGAATGGGACCGGTCCTGGGCAGGCTGCGTATGCAGCGCCGCTTCGGTGAGAACGGCCTGCAGGGGGAGGTGGACTGGTACCCGGTCTTCGGGGAGGGATTCTACGCCTACCTGAGCTACGCCTGGAGCGGAAGTCCTCTCTACCCGGAACACCGCGCAGGGGTGGAGCTGTACCACCGCCTGCCGCTCTCCCTTGAGCTCTCTCTGGGCGCGCGTCACCTTATACTGGTCGGCGGGGAGGAGGTCACCTTGCTGACCGGCTCCCTGGCAGGCTATTTCGGAAGCTGGTACCTGAGTTTCAAACCCTTTGTGATCCCCGGGAGCGGGGCACTGGACGGCTCAGCCGTACTGATGGCGCGCCGCTACCTGGGCACGCCCGACAGCTACCTCTGGCTCTCAGGCAGCATGGGCGTGAGCCCGTCCGAGCGCACCTTTCAGCAGGTGGAGGCAGGGATCTTCCGCCTGCAGTCGTGGGGCGCGGGCGCAGGCCTCCGCCATGAGCTGGGGGACGCGGTGAGCGCGGAGCTGTCGGTAAACTACGAGCGCCAGGAGAGGCTGAATGCGCCGGACCGCTACCTCGATATTCTCACCTTCAACGTGCAGCTGGGCTACCGATTCTAG